Proteins from a genomic interval of Desulfovibrio aminophilus DSM 12254:
- a CDS encoding sirohydrochlorin cobaltochelatase — protein MSLAILLAAYGSRQAGARAAVERLRERVRAAYPDTVCAVAYTSRAVRHHLNRNGETADSVPAALDKLKGQGFRRVALLSLHIVPGEEYSGMTEAAAASDLRVELSGPLMADERDVERVADILAARFPSDGGEAVLFMGHGGAHPGNALYLRLDEALRRRDPGLHLGLLESEPGIEVLRDRLLAQGTRSVLLLPFLFGAGYHATQDLAGDGPDSWRGRLTQAGLNCRVELKGAGDYPELVDLWLAHLRRAVDRLAA, from the coding sequence ATGAGCCTGGCCATCCTGCTGGCGGCTTACGGCTCCCGGCAGGCCGGGGCCCGAGCCGCCGTCGAACGCCTCCGCGAACGCGTACGCGCGGCTTACCCGGACACGGTCTGCGCCGTGGCCTACACCTCGCGCGCCGTGCGTCACCACCTGAACCGCAACGGCGAGACTGCGGACTCCGTGCCCGCGGCCCTGGACAAGCTCAAGGGCCAGGGCTTCCGCCGCGTGGCCCTGCTCTCCCTGCACATAGTGCCCGGCGAGGAATACTCGGGCATGACCGAGGCCGCCGCAGCCTCCGACCTGCGCGTGGAGCTGAGCGGCCCGCTCATGGCCGATGAACGCGACGTGGAGCGCGTGGCCGATATTCTCGCGGCCCGCTTCCCGTCGGACGGCGGCGAGGCCGTGCTGTTCATGGGACACGGCGGAGCCCACCCGGGCAACGCCCTCTATCTGCGCCTGGACGAGGCCCTGCGCCGCCGCGACCCGGGCCTGCACCTGGGCCTGCTGGAATCCGAGCCGGGCATCGAGGTTCTGCGCGACCGGCTCCTGGCCCAGGGAACGCGCTCGGTCCTGCTCCTGCCCTTCCTTTTCGGGGCCGGATACCACGCCACCCAGGATCTGGCCGGAGACGGCCCGGACTCCTGGCGCGGCCGCCTCACCCAGGCGGGTCTGAACTGCCGGGTGGAACTCAAGGGCGCCGGCGACTATCCGGAGCTGGTGGATCTCTGGCTGGCGCACCTGCGCCGGGCCGTGGACCGGCTGGCGGCCTGA
- the lipA gene encoding lipoyl synthase: MHSRDTSWDSSRIPPWLRVNLPRDPAFAATEALTRDLNLNTVCTGAKCPNKWECYSRHVATFLVLGAVCTRNCAFCNIHPGRVEPPDRDEPRRVAEAVARLGLSYAVVTSVTRDDLPDGGAGHFAAVIRSIRERNPGCAVEVLIPDFKGDEAALRLVLDAAPDVLNHNVETVPGLYPRIRPQARYERSLELLRRSKAAAPAIPTKSGLMLGLGEEMEDVRRVLADMAGVGCDMITVGQYMRPSREHPAVVRWVHPDEFEELAEYGRGLGVRHMFCGPRVRSSYHAAEAAREMG, translated from the coding sequence ATGCACTCTCGCGACACTTCCTGGGACTCTTCCCGGATTCCGCCCTGGCTGCGCGTCAATCTGCCGCGTGATCCGGCCTTCGCCGCCACCGAGGCCCTGACCCGCGACCTGAACCTGAACACGGTCTGCACCGGGGCCAAGTGCCCGAACAAGTGGGAGTGCTACTCCCGCCATGTGGCCACGTTTCTCGTGCTGGGCGCGGTCTGCACGCGCAACTGCGCCTTCTGCAACATCCATCCCGGCCGCGTGGAGCCCCCGGACCGGGACGAGCCGCGCCGCGTGGCCGAGGCCGTGGCCAGGCTGGGCCTGTCCTACGCCGTGGTCACCTCCGTGACCCGCGACGACCTGCCCGACGGCGGGGCCGGGCACTTCGCGGCCGTGATCCGCTCCATCCGGGAGCGCAATCCAGGCTGCGCCGTGGAGGTGCTCATCCCGGACTTCAAGGGTGACGAGGCCGCCCTGCGCCTGGTGCTCGACGCCGCGCCGGACGTGCTGAACCACAACGTGGAGACCGTGCCGGGACTCTATCCGCGCATCCGGCCCCAGGCCCGCTACGAGCGCAGCCTGGAGCTGCTGCGCCGCTCCAAGGCGGCGGCCCCGGCCATCCCGACCAAGAGCGGGCTCATGCTCGGCCTGGGCGAGGAGATGGAGGACGTGCGGCGGGTGCTGGCGGACATGGCGGGCGTGGGCTGCGACATGATCACCGTGGGCCAGTACATGCGGCCCAGCCGGGAGCATCCGGCGGTGGTCCGCTGGGTCCACCCGGACGAGTTCGAGGAGCTGGCGGAATACGGCCGGGGCCTCGGCGTGCGGCACATGTTCTGCGGCCCGCGCGTGCGCTCCAGCTACCACGCCGCCGAGGCGGCCCGGGAGATGGGCTGA
- a CDS encoding FecCD family ABC transporter permease, whose translation MTNASRAALALAVAGPLSIVLACLPGPAPIPAREALTILASGLGLASPPPDPALATVVLGIRASRAVLAYAVGAGLALAGTAFQGILRNPLADPFTLGVSTGAAFGASLALALGLSAPALLPLADPLPFFGLLGALAALLAVLALARSGRELRRETLVLAGVVTATFLSACIALLKALDESSVSGIVFWIMGSFQGRGWGHVLVYLPYLALGSTIILAQARELDLLSLGSAQARLLGLNADRSRLLLLVAASLLSGAAVAVSGVIGFVGLVVPHLVRRIQGAEHGPLTLNAALLGGLLLLWSDVLARTLLPGGVELPVGVLTALLGGPFFCLLLKRRAEAA comes from the coding sequence GTGACCAACGCCTCCCGGGCCGCGCTGGCCCTGGCCGTGGCGGGCCCGCTCTCCATCGTGCTGGCCTGCCTCCCCGGTCCCGCGCCGATTCCGGCCCGGGAGGCGCTGACCATCCTGGCCTCGGGCCTGGGTCTGGCCTCCCCCCCGCCGGACCCGGCCCTGGCCACGGTGGTCCTCGGCATCCGCGCCTCGCGCGCGGTCCTGGCCTACGCCGTGGGCGCGGGCCTGGCCCTGGCCGGAACCGCCTTCCAGGGCATCCTGCGCAACCCCCTGGCCGACCCCTTTACCCTGGGAGTCTCCACGGGCGCGGCCTTCGGGGCCTCCCTGGCCCTGGCCCTGGGGCTCTCGGCCCCGGCCCTGCTGCCCCTGGCCGATCCCCTGCCCTTCTTCGGCCTGCTCGGAGCCCTGGCCGCCCTGCTGGCGGTCCTGGCCCTGGCCCGCTCCGGCAGGGAGCTGCGCCGCGAAACCCTGGTCCTGGCGGGCGTGGTCACGGCCACCTTCCTCTCGGCCTGCATCGCCCTGCTCAAGGCCCTGGACGAGTCCTCGGTCTCGGGCATCGTCTTCTGGATCATGGGCAGCTTCCAAGGCCGGGGCTGGGGCCACGTGCTCGTCTATCTGCCCTACCTGGCGCTCGGCTCGACGATCATCCTGGCCCAGGCCCGTGAGCTGGACCTGCTCTCCCTGGGATCGGCCCAGGCCCGACTCCTGGGCCTGAACGCCGACCGCTCCCGGCTCCTGCTCCTGGTGGCCGCGAGCCTGCTCTCCGGCGCGGCCGTGGCCGTGTCCGGGGTCATCGGCTTCGTGGGCCTGGTGGTGCCGCACCTCGTACGCCGCATCCAAGGCGCGGAGCACGGCCCCCTGACGCTCAACGCCGCGCTCCTGGGCGGACTGCTTCTGCTCTGGTCCGACGTCCTGGCCCGCACCCTCCTGCCCGGCGGCGTGGAACTCCCCGTGGGCGTGCTCACGGCCCTGCTCGGCGGCCCGTTCTTCTGCCTGCTGCTCAAGCGCCGCGCGGAGGCCGCGTGA
- a CDS encoding ASKHA domain-containing protein: MNETIRVQTFDGRELTLRPDSALSLAQALFLAGPFRGLPLCSGLGRCGLCRVRFLADPPPVLAAEEKRLSAGELAQGWRLSCLRPAAPCSLALPEPRGEKPYATAFTAGPGPLSLAVDLGTTSLHWAALAEGRVAARGRGLNPQMGLGSEVMSRLAFAARPEGAAVLRDLVLERLREIIRDLPARPESLVVAGNPAMTLILLGLDAKGLRGAPYRLDYAGGDVRELAPDLPPAFIPPLFAPFVGGDLSAGLAALMLAPGAAPEYPFLLADMGTNGEFILALSPGELLCASVPLGPALEGVGLRFGRTAGPGAVELFDLGPAGLVPRFIDAPPAPGDTPGLTGPAYLSLVSILLANGLLDASGRFTQGDTPLARKIGHGLDREAGEPVLRILPNLFLAASDVEEILKLKAAFNLAFSRLLAEAGLTPTALAAVHLAGAVAEHARPADLERLGFLPPGLPPRVRVAGNTSLAGAELLAVDTDARRAVLDLPKVVQAIDLTNEPGFDARYLERMIFRHVS; this comes from the coding sequence ATGAACGAAACCATCCGTGTGCAGACCTTCGACGGCCGTGAGCTGACCCTTCGGCCCGACTCCGCCCTGAGTCTGGCTCAGGCCCTGTTCCTGGCCGGGCCCTTCCGGGGTTTGCCGCTATGCTCCGGCCTGGGGCGCTGCGGCCTGTGCCGGGTGCGCTTCCTGGCCGACCCGCCGCCCGTGCTGGCCGCCGAAGAGAAACGCCTCTCCGCCGGGGAACTGGCCCAGGGTTGGCGGCTCTCCTGCCTCCGCCCGGCCGCGCCCTGTTCCCTGGCCCTGCCCGAACCCCGAGGGGAGAAGCCCTACGCCACGGCCTTCACCGCCGGGCCCGGCCCCCTCTCCCTGGCCGTGGACCTGGGCACCACCTCCCTGCACTGGGCCGCCCTGGCCGAAGGTCGCGTCGCGGCCCGGGGCCGGGGGCTGAATCCCCAGATGGGCCTGGGCTCGGAGGTCATGTCCCGGCTGGCCTTCGCGGCCCGTCCCGAGGGCGCGGCCGTGCTGCGCGACCTCGTTCTGGAACGCCTGCGGGAGATCATACGGGATCTGCCCGCGCGGCCGGAGTCCCTGGTGGTGGCGGGCAACCCGGCCATGACCCTGATCCTGCTCGGCCTGGACGCCAAGGGCCTGCGCGGCGCGCCCTACCGCCTGGACTACGCGGGCGGCGACGTGCGCGAACTGGCCCCGGACCTGCCCCCGGCCTTCATCCCGCCGCTCTTCGCGCCCTTCGTGGGCGGCGACTTGAGCGCCGGGCTGGCGGCCCTCATGCTGGCCCCAGGCGCGGCACCCGAGTACCCCTTTCTTTTGGCCGACATGGGCACCAACGGCGAGTTCATCCTGGCCCTCTCGCCCGGCGAACTGCTCTGCGCCAGCGTACCCCTGGGCCCGGCCCTTGAGGGTGTGGGCCTGCGCTTCGGCCGCACGGCCGGACCCGGCGCTGTGGAGCTCTTCGACCTGGGCCCGGCGGGACTCGTCCCGCGCTTCATCGACGCCCCGCCCGCCCCCGGCGATACCCCCGGGCTCACCGGCCCGGCCTACCTCTCCCTGGTCTCCATTCTCCTGGCCAACGGCCTGCTGGACGCTTCCGGCCGCTTCACCCAGGGCGACACGCCCCTGGCCCGCAAGATCGGCCACGGGTTGGACCGCGAGGCCGGGGAGCCGGTGTTGCGTATTCTCCCAAACCTGTTCCTGGCGGCCTCGGACGTGGAGGAGATCCTCAAGCTCAAGGCCGCCTTCAACCTGGCTTTCTCCCGGCTTCTGGCCGAGGCCGGGCTCACGCCCACGGCCCTGGCCGCCGTGCATCTGGCCGGGGCCGTGGCCGAACACGCCCGTCCCGCCGACCTGGAACGCCTGGGCTTCCTGCCTCCCGGACTCCCGCCGCGTGTGCGCGTGGCCGGAAACACCTCCCTGGCCGGAGCCGAGCTGTTGGCCGTGGACACGGACGCGCGCCGCGCCGTGCTGGACCTGCCCAAGGTGGTCCAGGCCATCGATCTGACCAATGAACCCGGCTTCGACGCCCGCTACCTGGAGCGCATGATCTTCCGCCATGTTTCCTGA
- a CDS encoding small ribosomal subunit Rsm22 family protein, translating into MFPENLFPPLPPAVRKDMADLGPALDAVLPLKARHRADLPGNIRLLSSLLTEDRDDLGRDYMGDPRTLSAYLRYFLPWNLYRLGRLFTGLSLDLTEGATLVDYGSGPLTVPLALWLSRPELRSRRLNVVCVDRTPKPMRSGLDLLRKLAGGEPPWKITLVKGALGMHLRERADLLVLANTLNELAWTRRPDLDEDAARLAATLQKGLAPGGRALLVEPGTREAGRALSALRGACLELGLHPQAPCPHLRRCPMPGREPAPWCHFNFDTTGAPEWLVRLTAKADLTKRNLSLSFLLLTQGFEPEPNRVRGVSEAFDLPLGFRGQYACSAQGLTLLRFPTGERGLPPGRGIAATFPDQPERDRKSGAVILPLPGVRS; encoded by the coding sequence ATGTTTCCTGAAAATCTCTTCCCCCCCCTGCCCCCCGCCGTCCGCAAGGATATGGCGGACCTGGGCCCGGCCCTGGACGCGGTCCTGCCGCTGAAGGCCCGCCACCGCGCGGACCTGCCCGGCAACATCCGCCTGCTCTCCTCCCTGCTCACCGAGGACCGCGACGACCTGGGCCGCGACTACATGGGCGACCCGCGCACCCTCTCGGCCTATCTGCGCTACTTCCTGCCCTGGAACCTCTACCGCCTGGGCCGCCTGTTCACCGGGCTTTCCTTGGACCTGACCGAAGGCGCCACCCTGGTGGACTACGGTTCCGGCCCGCTCACCGTGCCCCTGGCCCTCTGGCTCTCCCGGCCCGAGCTGCGCTCCCGGCGGCTGAACGTAGTCTGCGTGGACCGCACGCCCAAGCCCATGCGCTCGGGCCTGGACCTGCTGCGCAAGCTGGCCGGTGGCGAGCCGCCCTGGAAGATCACCCTGGTCAAGGGCGCGCTCGGCATGCATCTGCGTGAGCGGGCCGACCTGCTCGTGCTGGCCAACACGCTCAACGAGTTGGCCTGGACCCGCCGCCCGGACCTCGACGAGGACGCCGCGCGCCTGGCCGCCACCCTGCAGAAGGGGCTGGCCCCGGGGGGCCGCGCGCTCCTGGTGGAGCCGGGTACGCGTGAGGCGGGCCGGGCTCTCTCGGCCCTGCGCGGGGCCTGCCTGGAGCTGGGCCTGCATCCCCAGGCCCCCTGCCCGCATCTGCGGCGCTGCCCCATGCCCGGCCGCGAGCCGGCGCCCTGGTGCCACTTCAACTTCGACACCACCGGCGCGCCGGAATGGCTGGTCCGGCTCACGGCCAAGGCCGACCTGACCAAACGCAATCTCTCGCTCTCGTTCCTTCTCCTGACCCAGGGCTTCGAGCCCGAGCCCAACCGTGTGCGCGGCGTGTCCGAGGCCTTCGACCTGCCGCTCGGCTTCCGCGGCCAGTACGCCTGCTCGGCCCAGGGACTGACGCTGCTGCGCTTCCCGACCGGAGAACGCGGTCTGCCGCCGGGTCGGGGCATTGCGGCCACGTTCCCGGATCAACCCGAGCGCGATCGAAAGTCCGGGGCCGTGATCCTGCCCCTGCCGGGGGTCCGGTCGTGA
- the recJ gene encoding single-stranded-DNA-specific exonuclease RecJ: MPCLWKPRNEETPPASVAELGEILGVSAVTAGILWSRGLREAGEMDRFLSPGLRHMADPATIPGLTRAAETLARALGEGRKPAIWGDYDVDGITSTALMTEFLSLRGFPARPYLPNRLKEGYGLNAAGMETLAAEGVGVLLTVDCGVSDHASVERARSLGLIVVVSDHHLPGETLPEAEAVCNPRLAADGPFADLAGVGVAFMLAVALNKLLPGAPLDMRRFLDLVALGTVADVVPLTGQNRILVKNGLLLIKEARRPGIAALKAASGYDRYAELGAGQIGFGLAPRINAAGRLGDPGKALDMLLSPDEETARPLALELNALNAERRREEDSIQQEALAQARELLAARPGLRGLALFGAHWHPGVIGIVASRVVEEFYLPTLILCSEGEKLKGSGRSVDEFDLHAGLRSFSDILLGFGGHRQAAGLSLAPENLEPLRERFHAAVLEQVGDRALRPVLKLDRELAFGEISHVLLKELELLQPFGVGNPEPVFQSPPVIVKDRRVFGKDHVKLTLVDAEARATLSGKAWRQAANLTPAVVGRTMRFAYSPGIDDWDGVPRIELHLRDWCE, encoded by the coding sequence ATGCCCTGTCTCTGGAAACCCCGCAACGAGGAAACGCCCCCGGCCTCCGTGGCCGAACTTGGCGAAATCTTGGGCGTTTCTGCCGTGACCGCCGGGATTCTCTGGTCGCGGGGTCTGCGCGAGGCCGGGGAGATGGACCGTTTTCTCTCCCCGGGCCTGCGGCACATGGCCGACCCGGCGACCATCCCGGGTCTGACCCGGGCCGCCGAGACCTTGGCTCGGGCCCTGGGCGAGGGCCGCAAGCCCGCCATCTGGGGCGACTACGACGTGGACGGGATCACCTCCACGGCGCTCATGACTGAATTTCTTTCCCTACGCGGTTTTCCGGCGCGCCCCTATCTGCCCAACCGTCTCAAGGAGGGCTACGGCCTGAACGCGGCGGGCATGGAGACTCTGGCAGCCGAGGGCGTGGGCGTGCTGCTCACCGTGGATTGCGGCGTCTCGGACCACGCGTCCGTGGAACGGGCCCGCTCTCTGGGCCTGATCGTGGTGGTCTCGGACCACCACCTGCCCGGCGAGACCCTGCCGGAGGCCGAGGCGGTCTGCAATCCCCGGCTCGCGGCCGATGGCCCCTTCGCGGACCTGGCCGGGGTGGGCGTGGCCTTCATGCTCGCCGTGGCCCTGAACAAACTGCTGCCCGGCGCGCCGCTGGACATGCGCCGCTTCCTGGACCTGGTGGCCCTGGGCACCGTGGCCGACGTGGTGCCGCTCACGGGCCAGAACCGCATTCTGGTCAAGAACGGACTGCTGCTCATCAAGGAAGCGCGTCGGCCGGGCATCGCGGCCCTCAAGGCGGCCAGCGGCTACGACCGTTACGCCGAGCTGGGGGCTGGGCAGATCGGCTTCGGCCTCGCCCCCCGGATCAACGCCGCCGGACGCCTGGGCGATCCGGGCAAGGCCCTGGACATGCTCCTGTCCCCGGACGAGGAGACCGCCAGGCCCCTGGCCCTGGAGCTGAACGCCCTGAACGCCGAGCGTCGCCGCGAGGAGGACTCCATCCAGCAGGAGGCCCTGGCCCAGGCCCGGGAGCTGCTGGCCGCCCGCCCCGGTCTGCGCGGGCTGGCGCTCTTCGGGGCCCACTGGCATCCCGGGGTCATCGGCATCGTGGCCTCAAGGGTGGTGGAGGAATTCTACCTGCCCACGCTCATTTTGTGCAGCGAGGGTGAGAAGCTCAAGGGTTCGGGCCGCAGCGTGGACGAATTCGACCTGCATGCCGGGCTGCGGAGCTTTTCGGACATCCTGCTGGGCTTCGGCGGGCACCGTCAGGCCGCCGGGCTCTCCCTGGCCCCGGAAAATCTGGAACCTCTGCGCGAGCGGTTTCACGCCGCCGTGCTTGAGCAGGTGGGCGACCGGGCCTTAAGGCCAGTGCTCAAGCTCGACCGTGAACTGGCCTTCGGCGAGATCAGCCACGTGTTGCTCAAGGAACTGGAGCTGCTCCAGCCCTTCGGGGTCGGCAACCCCGAGCCCGTGTTCCAGTCCCCGCCGGTGATCGTCAAGGACCGCCGCGTGTTCGGCAAGGATCACGTGAAGCTGACCCTGGTGGACGCCGAGGCCCGGGCCACGCTCTCCGGCAAGGCCTGGCGGCAGGCCGCCAACCTCACCCCGGCCGTGGTCGGCCGGACCATGCGCTTCGCCTATTCCCCGGGCATCGACGACTGGGACGGCGTCCCGCGCATCGAACTGCACCTCCGCGACTGGTGCGAGTAG
- a CDS encoding ABC transporter substrate-binding protein: MKRASSSPATRSWACLRRIWLPALVLCLTTLPALAGPVEITDDLGRQVRLAAPAERIVALYGAFNEMLDGMALTERITARTQADELPASILDRPVIGTHMRPNVEMIVALKPDLVLQMGGRAEAAAPLRDLERFGLTTAFFEARSFAELFSVLQRLGVLCGEPGRAATLEQSLRSRLEAVARVVDGDGHSTVLFEIRYPNLLAAGRGSMIDDVIRAAGGKNAVPLDDKLARLSEEEVFRLDPDAYVLQRGPMNRNPVPPGERPNFKGLRAVRQGRVLVVNELLFSRPGPRNVEAVETLARFLHPGRFQDGVKGSAKP; encoded by the coding sequence ATGAAACGCGCATCCTCGTCTCCCGCCACCCGCTCCTGGGCCTGCCTCAGGCGCATCTGGCTCCCGGCGCTGGTTCTCTGCCTCACGACGCTCCCGGCCCTGGCCGGACCCGTTGAGATCACCGACGACCTGGGCCGCCAGGTGCGGCTGGCCGCTCCGGCCGAACGCATCGTGGCCCTCTACGGCGCCTTCAACGAAATGCTCGACGGCATGGCCCTGACCGAGCGCATCACGGCCCGCACCCAAGCCGACGAGCTGCCCGCCTCGATCCTGGACCGGCCGGTCATCGGCACGCATATGCGGCCCAACGTGGAGATGATCGTGGCCCTCAAGCCCGACCTCGTGCTCCAGATGGGGGGCCGGGCCGAGGCAGCCGCGCCGCTGCGCGACCTGGAGCGCTTCGGCCTGACCACGGCCTTCTTCGAGGCCCGCTCCTTCGCGGAACTCTTCTCCGTGCTCCAGCGTCTGGGCGTTCTCTGCGGCGAGCCCGGCCGAGCGGCCACGCTGGAGCAGTCCCTGCGCTCCCGTCTGGAGGCCGTGGCCCGGGTCGTGGACGGCGACGGACACTCCACGGTGCTCTTTGAAATCCGTTATCCAAATCTACTGGCCGCCGGGCGCGGCTCCATGATCGACGACGTGATTCGGGCCGCCGGAGGAAAAAACGCCGTGCCCCTGGACGACAAGCTGGCCCGGCTCTCCGAGGAGGAGGTCTTCCGCCTGGACCCGGACGCCTATGTGCTCCAACGCGGGCCCATGAACCGCAACCCCGTGCCGCCAGGGGAGCGGCCCAACTTCAAGGGACTGCGCGCCGTGCGCCAGGGCCGCGTGCTGGTGGTGAACGAACTGCTCTTCTCCCGCCCCGGCCCGCGCAATGTGGAGGCCGTGGAGACCCTGGCCCGCTTCCTCCATCCCGGCCGGTTCCAGGACGGCGTCAAGGGGAGCGCGAAGCCATGA
- the lipB gene encoding lipoyl(octanoyl) transferase LipB has protein sequence MRIIDLGLIDHAEAEALQLETLAAVREERAENTLYLLEHPPVITLGHQGGLENLHVPEAFLKERGITLSKTGRGGNITCHFPGQLVGYPVFRVERRPGGIRAFFNDMEEAVIRVCRDFGVDAGRWEGRPGVWVGERKICSMGIGVKHWVTFHGLALNVGRDLSLFELITLCGLSGARPTSLALETGRDIDMKDVKDALSRHFLGLFPDSALAARQSAA, from the coding sequence GTGAGAATCATTGATCTCGGGCTCATCGACCACGCCGAGGCCGAGGCCCTGCAACTGGAGACGCTCGCCGCCGTGCGCGAGGAGCGCGCGGAGAACACCCTCTATCTCCTGGAGCACCCGCCGGTGATCACCCTGGGGCATCAGGGCGGCCTGGAGAACCTGCACGTGCCCGAGGCCTTTCTGAAGGAGCGCGGCATCACGCTCTCCAAGACCGGGCGCGGCGGCAACATCACCTGTCATTTCCCGGGCCAGCTCGTGGGCTACCCGGTCTTCCGCGTGGAGCGCCGCCCGGGCGGCATCCGGGCCTTCTTCAACGACATGGAGGAGGCCGTGATCCGCGTCTGCCGGGACTTCGGCGTGGACGCCGGACGCTGGGAAGGCCGCCCCGGCGTCTGGGTCGGGGAGCGGAAAATCTGTTCCATGGGCATCGGGGTCAAACACTGGGTCACATTTCACGGACTGGCCCTGAACGTGGGCCGCGACCTCTCCCTCTTCGAGCTCATCACCCTCTGCGGACTGTCCGGGGCCCGGCCCACCTCACTGGCCCTGGAGACCGGACGCGACATCGACATGAAGGACGTCAAGGATGCACTCTCGCGACACTTCCTGGGACTCTTCCCGGATTCCGCCCTGGCTGCGCGTCAATCTGCCGCGTGA
- the cobI gene encoding precorrin-2 C(20)-methyltransferase produces the protein MKQGTLYGLGIGPGDPELLTLKAVRLLNRVDVILGAASPKNDASRALEIAAPHLPATAEILRLDFPMTRDRALQQAAWRANAEKTRAVLDSGRDAAFLTLGDPLTYSTFGYLLRTLAETGPMPPVEIVPGITSYQAAAARVAQPLVEAEESLLVIPGVCSAEKLEKLLACADNAVILKAYRNLQEIRETLSRLDLAGSSVFVSRVGLPGELVHENLDDAPDDPHYFSLILVRKRTT, from the coding sequence ATGAAGCAGGGTACCCTCTATGGCCTGGGCATCGGCCCGGGCGACCCCGAACTGCTGACCCTCAAGGCCGTGCGCCTGCTGAACCGGGTGGACGTGATCCTCGGCGCGGCCTCGCCCAAGAACGACGCCTCGCGGGCTTTGGAGATCGCGGCTCCGCATCTGCCCGCCACGGCCGAAATCCTGCGTCTGGACTTCCCCATGACCCGCGATCGGGCTCTGCAGCAGGCGGCTTGGCGGGCCAACGCCGAGAAGACCCGAGCCGTGCTCGACTCCGGCCGCGACGCCGCCTTCCTGACCCTGGGCGACCCGCTGACTTACAGCACCTTCGGCTACCTCCTGCGCACCCTGGCCGAGACCGGCCCCATGCCGCCGGTGGAGATCGTACCCGGGATCACCTCCTACCAGGCCGCCGCCGCCCGGGTGGCCCAGCCCCTGGTGGAGGCCGAGGAGAGCCTGCTCGTCATCCCCGGAGTCTGCTCGGCGGAAAAACTGGAAAAACTCCTGGCCTGTGCGGACAACGCGGTGATCCTCAAGGCCTACCGCAACCTGCAGGAGATACGAGAAACACTTTCCCGTCTTGACCTGGCGGGGTCGTCCGTGTTTGTGTCCCGCGTGGGACTTCCGGGCGAACTGGTCCACGAGAATCTGGACGACGCGCCCGACGACCCCCACTACTTCTCCCTGATCCTGGTGCGGAAACGAACAACATGA
- a CDS encoding ABC transporter ATP-binding protein: MIRLENVSVGHGDRVVLRDLNLTVEPGGLVGLMGPNGSGKTTLLLTLAGALPPLEGRVTLAGRPLESLRPRERARLAASVPQHAEPPGLKVLSVVLMGRYARVSFLGGYTDEDRDKALDALEETGGEALADRRADELSGGEWRRVLMARALTQEADLLLLDEAASGLDPARQAEAAELLLRRNAAGLTAVSAIHDLNLAALTCRRLIFLKNGRVALDGPVHDVFTETHLSEIYETRILVSRHPLLGLPQAHLAPGAGSLPHDAPGPGRTR, encoded by the coding sequence GTGATCCGCCTGGAGAACGTCAGCGTGGGCCACGGCGACCGGGTCGTGCTGCGCGATCTGAACCTGACGGTGGAGCCCGGCGGGTTGGTGGGCCTGATGGGCCCCAACGGCTCGGGCAAGACCACCCTTCTGCTCACCCTGGCCGGGGCCCTGCCCCCGCTGGAAGGCCGCGTGACCCTGGCCGGACGGCCCCTGGAATCCCTGCGGCCCCGGGAACGGGCACGGTTGGCGGCCTCCGTGCCCCAGCACGCCGAACCTCCGGGGCTCAAGGTCCTCTCCGTGGTGCTCATGGGCCGCTACGCCCGCGTCTCCTTCCTCGGCGGCTACACCGACGAGGACCGGGACAAGGCGCTGGACGCCCTGGAGGAAACCGGCGGCGAAGCCCTGGCGGACCGCCGGGCCGACGAGCTCTCCGGCGGCGAGTGGCGACGGGTGCTCATGGCCCGCGCCCTGACCCAGGAGGCCGACCTCCTGCTTCTGGACGAGGCCGCTTCCGGCCTGGACCCGGCCCGGCAGGCCGAAGCCGCCGAACTGCTCCTGCGCCGCAACGCCGCCGGGCTCACGGCCGTCTCGGCCATCCACGACCTGAACCTGGCCGCCCTGACCTGCCGCCGCCTGATCTTCCTCAAGAACGGCCGGGTGGCCCTGGACGGCCCGGTGCATGACGTTTTCACCGAAACCCATCTCTCGGAGATATATGAAACGCGCATCCTCGTCTCCCGCCACCCGCTCCTGGGCCTGCCTCAGGCGCATCTGGCTCCCGGCGCTGGTTCTCTGCCTCACGACGCTCCCGGCCCTGGCCGGACCCGTTGA